The nucleotide window TGTTGCCGCGACCAAAATTGCCATAATTGCTGCTGACGCACCTACGATTGTACCACTGTAATGCAACAAATTAAATCCTAAAGCAAAAATTAATCCGGAAAAAATTACGCTTAAAATATAAAGTCCCAAATATTGTTTGGAATTAAAAAAAGTCAAAAACAAGTAACTCGAAAAATTCAGAACCAGCATATTGAATAGCAAATGCCAAAAATCATTATGAAAAAAACCATAAGTCAGAAACGTCCATGGTTTTAATACAAAAACCGATGGCTCAGATGACAAGGCAATCCAATTAGGAAAGTCAAAAGCCCCAAACTTAAATTGATAGAAAAACACTAGGGAAACCAAAAAACAACCTATATTCCAATAGATCATTTTCAGGCCAATTCCGCCTAATTTATATTGCATTTTTAAATCGTCTAAGATATTCATATTAGAAACTATCGATTATGTTTTTTAATAGTATAATTTTTCTTTTCCGAAATATAGAAAATTTAATTCCAACGGCGATTATTGAATTGATTTTTCTTCCAATACCACATCATTAAGTACCCAACCAATGCACCACCTAAATGAGCAAAATGAGCTATTCCGCTAGATCCTCCAAAAATAGATCCTCCGGATACTCCCAAATATAAATCAACCAACAGTAATCCTGGAACAAAATACTTGGCTTTTATAGGAATCGGAATAAACATCAAAGCTAATTCTGCATTTGGAAACATAAATGCAAAAGCCACTAATAATCCATAAATAGCTCCAGACGCCCCCACAACATTTCCAAAATAAGCACTAACAAAATTCATAAAATCGGGGCTATTCAATATTGAAACAATTTGACTATTTCCTTTCCCTTCATTTAATACAGCCATAATTTCTGCTTTAGAAAAACCTTGATTCATCAAGGTGTTCAACCCATCTTGAAAAAAATAATAATTAACAGCAGAATGTAATAACGCAGCTCCTATACCACAGGAAATATAAAAAAACACAAATTTTCTACCGCCCCAAAAATGCTCTAATGCAGAACCAAAAGAATATAACGCAAACATATTGAAAGCAATGTGCATGATATTTGGCAATGGCGCATGCATAAACATATGAGTGAAAATTTGCCAAAAATGAAAATCGGGATTTTCAAAAAAGTACATCGAAAGCACTTTATAAGCTGGCTCCCCAACAAACATGGAACCAATATAAAATAATATATTAATAATCAATAACTGTTTTACAGTAGGTGTGATACTCATCATAAGGCAAACTTTTTATCTAAATCTTCCACACGCATGGTGATGAAAGTTGGTTTCTGAAATGGGGAAACATTTGGGTCTTTACAGGCAAAAAGACCATTTACTAAATTTTCCTGTTCTTTTTCGGTCAAATAGGCTCCCGTTTTGACAGCAAGACTTTTGGCCATCGATTTGGCGATAGTATCATTCTGACTGAAACTATTTTCGGGAATTCCATCTTGTAAATCACTCAATAACTGATCCAGAACCGCTGCAACTTCACTTTCCGTAATATTAACCGGAATGCCCGAAATCACAACATGATCTGTATTTGATTCTTCAAAAACAAATCCGGTATTTATTAACGACTGTTGCAACTCCGCAATAAGCTCCATCTCTGTCGCAGAATAAAAAAGATTGATAGGAAACAGCAATTGCTGACTCGCGGCGTGATGCACGGTCATATTCACCAAAAATTGTTCATACAAAACTCGTTGGTGCGCCCTGTTTTGATCCACAATCACCATCCCCGATTTGATTGGAGAAACTATATATTTTTTATGAATCTGATACGTTTTATGAACCGTTTGTTCCACTTCCTCATCATTAAACAAAGAGGAAGTCACTTCTTCATTTTCAAAAGAAAACTCTTTGCTTTCAAAAGAATAATTATTATTGACAGAGGCAAATTCACCTTCCTCCGTAATAACTTCCGTATCGTGTTTAATTCCCGTGTATAAACTCTCCCAACCTGCTGTTACTTCCTGTTTTTTATAGGAAGATGAAAAACTCTTAGTAGGTTTGTCTTCGGCAAAAGGATTGAAACTCCTATCGATTTGAATCGTAGGTACTTCGGCATCCATGTTTTTATAATGATAAGGCGTGTCCAAATTAGAATCACGCTCAAAATCCAAAACTGGAGCTACATTAAATTGTCCCAAACTGTGTTTTATCGAAGCTCGTAAAATAGCATACATCGCACTTTCATTATCAAACTTGATTTCAGTTTTTGTAGGATGAATGTTTATATCAATAGTATTCGGAGGCACCTCTAGATACAAATAATAACTGGGCTGCGAACCATCTTTCAAAATCCCTTCATAGGCAGCCATAACCGCATGATGCAAGTACGGACTCTTTATGAAACGGTCATTGACAAAGAAAAACTGCTCTCCCCTATTTTTTTTGGCAAATTCTGGCTTGCTAACAAAACCTTGAACTGTCATCATTTCGGTATCCTCAACAACAGGAACCAATTTTTCATTGGTTTTACCACCAAAAAAATTAACAATTCGTTGTCTTAAATTAGATGACGGCAAATTATACATTTCACTGCCATTGTGAAAAAAAGTAAAATGAATTTTGGGATGAGCCAGCGCCACTCGTTGAAATTCATCTACGATATGACGAAATTCCACCGTGTCCGATTTCAGGAAATTACGGCGTGCCGGTATGTTGAAAAATAAATTTTTTACGGCAAATGAAGTTCCTTTCGGCAAAACCGCCACATCTTGAGAAATAAACTTACTCCCTTCTATAACAATGTGAGTTCCCAATTCCTCCTGCTCCATTTTGGTTTTCATCTCCATGTGGGCAATCGCCGCGATTGAAGCCAATGCTTCTCCACGAAAACCTTTGGTATGCAATGAAAATAAATCTTCGGCTTGTCGAATCTTCGAGGTTGCATGACGCTCAAAACACATACGGGCATCGGTAACATTCATTCCAGAACCATTATCAATTACCTGTACCAATGATTTACCGGCATCTTTTATAATCAATTTAATATCTGTTGCTTTTGCATCCACAGCGTTTTCCAGTAGTTCTTTCACTACCGAAGCTGGCCTTTGTACCACTTCTCCAGCAGCAATTTGATTGGCAACATGATCTGGAAGCAATTGAATTATACTCGACATTGAAAATTATAGGTTGTTGATTAACGATTTGAGATTTTGATTTTAAATTAAAACCAAAGGATGACAAATTTAAGGAATTTCTATCGGGTTTTGCTTTTTTACCGATGATAAAAAACAAAAAAACACAATTTCATAAGTAACTTTTTATCAATACAATACAACTTTTTTAATTGTAAAAAGTCGAAACACATTGTTAAACATATAAGTCATGTAAGTTTTTAATATAAATGAAATCGAGTAAAAAATAGTTCATTTAAGCAAAGTCACTTAACCTTATGAAGAACGTTTTTTACTTATACTCCCTTTTTACCACTAATTTGACAACCTAACTTTTTTAAAAACTTACATGACTTATATGTTTAAAATTAAATGCTGTTTATTTTAGAACATAGCGAATTAAAGTAAAAACATAAAAAAACCCATACCATCCTGCGAACGATATAGGCTTTTAAAATTTTAAAACAATTTTTTACTCTTCTATTTGCAAAGGCTGATTCTCAATTCGCAAAGGACCCGATGACAACAAATGCTGGTTGTCAATTCTATGGGTTAATGAAGCCTGCTGACGGATATAAGCCATTTTTATGGCTGCAATAGCCGCTTCGGTCCCTTTGTTTCCGTGAATACCGCCGCTTCTGTCGATGGACTGCTGCATTGTATTGTCTGTCAACACACAAAAGATAACCGGAATATCCGTTTGAACATTCAAATCTTTAATTCCTTGGGTTACACCTTCGCACACAAAATCAAAATGTTTTGTTTGCCCCTGAATCACACATCCAATAGCAATAACAGCATCTACGTTTTGTGTCTGCAACATTTTTTTGGAACCATAAATCAGCTCAAAACTTCCGGGAACGTTCCAACGGATGATGTTATGAGGAGCCACTTCATTGTCCAACAATGCCGTCAATGCACCATTATAAAGACCTTCGGTGATAGTATCATTCCATTCTGAAACAACAATCCCAAAGCGAAAATCTTTCGCGTTTGGGATTGTGTTTTTATCGTAATCCGATAAATTTTTATTTTCGGTAGCCATTTAATTTTAGATTTTAGAATTTAGAACTTAGATTTCAGATATTAAAGTTAGACTTTTGAAATCAAAAATCAACAATCTTAAATCAACAATCTTAAATCTTTTTACTATTGTGCCAAACCAATCAAACCATCAACTGTTGCAGCTTCTGGTGAGTTTTCATAATTTTCTTTAATATCAGTAAAATACTTCAAGGCATCTGCTTTATTTCCTAAAGCCAAAGCAACTTTACCGGCTTTCATCAAGAAACGTGGCGTTGTAAAATCATTTTTACTGGCCTCAGACGCTTTAATGTAATTTTCCAAAGCTTCTTTAGGTTGTTTTTTCTGAGAATAAGCATCTCCGATAGCTCCTTTTGCCAAAGCGCTCAACATCACATCAGTCGAACTGAATTTACCCAAATAACTGATAGCCTCATCATATTTACCAGTATTCAAATAAGCAATTCCTGCATAATAGTTAGCCAAATTCCCAGCTGCAGTCCCTGAATATTCATCAGCGATTTTCACAAATCCAAATTTACCTTCAGATCCATTCAATGCCAATTTGTACAAAGAATCACTAGCAACGCCATTTGTCGCTTTTTCAAAATTAGACTGAGCAACAAACATTTCACTTGCAGCATCCTCTTCTTTAGGATTAGCAATAAATTTTTGATAAGCAAAATAACCAACAGTTACCAATGTGATTGCACCAACAACCCCGATAATAATTTTTTGATTCTTAGCAACCCAGTCTTCTGTTTTAGAAGCCGTTTCGTCTAGTTTCGAAAAAACCTCAGCCGTAGCGCTGTCTTTTTCATCAATCATTACATTTTCAACTGCATCGTCTTTTACTTCCTTTTCTTTTGGTGCTTTATATCCTCTTTTACTGTAAGTAGCCATTTAAAATTTTAATTTAGTGAACGGCAAAAATAAAATTTTTATTGTTATGCACGTAAAAAAATTTGATTTTATCTTAATTTTTAGAAAAAAATATTCTCATCACAATTTCATCCCAAAAAACCACACACAATATCTCAATAATTTGGGCGTGCCCCCGTTGCACAAAGGGGCCAATCAACTGTTGCGTTTATACGCCCCTTTGCACAACGGGGTCGGGCTATCCGCGCTACTTTGGTAGCTTGCTCCTATCCCTCACGCACAATGTCATTAAGTTAAGCGTTTTTTATGTCATTTCGACGAAGGAGAAATCACATAACGTGAGTCACTAGTGAGATTCCTCGTACCTCGGAATGACAAAACGATGGTTTTATATCCTTAACTTAATGACATTGCCCTCACGCAAGCGAACAAAAAAGACTTTAGATTTAAGAAGTTAAAAATAATTTGGTTAAATCTTAAATCAAAAAACGCTAATCGAAAATCTTAAATCAGATCCCTATCTTATTATATCAATATTTTTCAATAATTTGCACCCAACAACACCGATTTGTAATCTTTTACAAATCAAACACTCCCCACACAAAACCCCAAGTATTTTAATTCATTAAATTGACGATTAGATGAACTTATCAAAAAAAATGAAAATTGCATTCACTTTTTTAACAATGCTTTTTATGGCTACTGTTTATGGGCAATCCAAAAATTTCACGGTTACACTCGATGCTGGTCACGGCGGAAAAGATGAAGGAGCCAAATATTTTGGCAACAAAGAAAAGAACCTAACTCTCGCAGTTGCACTGAAAGTTGGCAAAATATTAGAGAAAAATTCAAATATCAATTTAGTATATACCCGAAAAACCGACGAATTTATTGAACTTAGAAAAAGAGCAAAAATTGCCAATCACGCCAATTCAAATTTATTCATTTCGATTCATTGTAATGCAAATAAGAATCTCACAGGAAATGGAAGCGAGACCTATGTAATGGGAATGTCCAGAGCAAATATGAATTTAGAAGTTTCAAAAACAGAAAACTCCGTAATCTTTCTCGAAGACAATTATCAGAAATCCTACAAAGGTTTTGACCCAAACAAACCCGAAACATTAATAGGATTACAAATCCTGCAGGAAAGCAATCTAACGAGCAGTATTGATCTTGCGAAAAAAATACAGAATAACTTTTCAAATTCCAACGCCATAAAATCGAGAGGAATCAAACAAGAGCCGCTGTGGGTTCTGGACGCTACCACAATGCCCGGAGTTTTAATCGAAATAGGTTTTATTTCCAACAAAAATGATGTAAGTGTACTAGAATCTGAAAAAGGACAAAACGACATTGCCTCAGCAATTGCAAAAGCTATCATAAGTTACAAAAAGGAAAATTTTTGAGATAACAGCTGAAACTTTCCTATTTAAACAAGACTCATAATATTATCCTCAACGGTTGAAACCGTTGGCTATACCATAATTAAAAATAAAAACGCTATTGAAGTTTTGACTTTAGTTTGCCATAGTCCGTGATTTCAACCGTCGGAAACTTTTTTAAATTCATTTCCCTTCCTTATATATCGATATTTTTCAATAATTTGCAGCCGCTTAAAAACCACCCAGAAAAAGGTTTCGAAGCCAACAATTCCAGCAAGACATTCAGATGCATTTAAAGAAAATATCCTTATTCAATTACAAAAATTTCTCCGAAGCCAATTTCGAATTTGACAGCAAAATCAATTGTTTCGTTGGCAAAAACGGCATCGGAAAAACCAATGTATTGGATGCGATCTATCATTTGTCGTATGGAAAAAGTTATTTCAATCCGCTTGCTGTTCAAAACATCAAACACGGCGAAGAATTTTTCGTAATTGATGCCGAATTCGAAAAAAACGACAGAACCGAACAAATCGTTTGCAGTCTCAAAAAAGGTCAAAAAAAAATCCTGAAACGCAACGGAAAAGCCTACGATAAATTCTCAGACCATATCGGATTTATTCCGTTGGTCATTATCTCGCCAGCCGACACGGATTTAATTGTAGAAGGCAGCGAAACCAGAAGAAAATTTATGGACAGCGTGATTTCCCAATTGGACTCACAATATTTACAGCAACTCATTCAGTACCAAAAAATCATGAGTCAGCGCAACGCATTGCTAAAGTATTTTGCGCTGAACCACACTTATGATAACGATACCTTATCTATATATAATGAGCAGTTAACCGAATTTGGTCAATACATTTTTGAAAAAAGAAAAGCTTTCGTTGCAGAATTCATTCCTATTTTCAACTTTCACCACCACAACATTACCGGTTCGCAAGAATCTGTTCAGTTGATTTATGAAAGCCATTTATTCGAAAATGAATTATTGACGCTCTTACGGGAAAGCATCAACAAAGACCGTATCCTGCAATACACCAGCATGGGAATTCATAAAGACGATCTTTCCTTTGAAATAGACAATTATCCAATTAAAAAATTTGGTTCACAAGGTCAGCAAAAATCCTTCTTAATAGCGCTGAAACTAGCTCAATTCGAATTCCTAAAAAAACAAAGCGGAGTAAAACCCATTCTGCTTTTTGATGACATCTTCGATAAACTGGACGAAAACCGCGTTTCCAAAATTATCGAAATGGTCAACAACGACACTTTTGGGCAGCTTTTTATATCAGACACGCACCCCGAACGCACGGAAACAATCGTAAAATCGACATTGCAGAGTTACACGATTTTCAATTTGTGATTTAAGATTACTTAAAGATTCAAAAAGGCAAAAAATGCGTAATTTTACACAAATTATAATAATAACGTCCCAATGAAAATTAATTATTTCTATTTACTTGCCATCTGCTTAATTGTATTTTCCGGCAAAGGACAAACGTCGCCTCCTTTATACTGCGACGTAAAAGCATCACAAACCGTTAAAACAATTGATGTTGCCTCCTATTCAGAAAAAATAAAAGCAACTCCAAATGCTCAAATTCTAGATGTTCGCACACCCGAAGAATATGCATCGGGACATATCGAAAACTCAGATAATGTAAATTTCCTCAGTGATAGCTTTGTCTTAAGAACCGACAAATACGACAAAACAAAACCCGTTTTTGTGTATTGCAAAAGTGGCGGAAGGAGTGCTAAAGCGGCTGATAAATTAGCCGAATTGGGCTTTACAACCATCTATAATCTCGACGGAGGAATGCTAAAATGGGAAGCTGCAGGGTTGGCAAAACCAGACACCAAAATCATAGGTATTTGCAGTCAGGAATATTCCGAATTATTAAATACCGACAAAGAAGTACTGATAAGCTTTTACGCACCTTGGTGTGCTCCCTGCAAAAAAATGGAGCCTTATATACTGAAAATGCAAAAAGAGATGAATAACAAAGTGGTCATCATCCGATTAAATGCCGACGAAAACAAAACGATTATGCAGGAACTAAAAATCAGCGAACTGCCTACTTTGGTTTTGTATAAAAACAAAGCAATTACATGGCAAAAATCTGGATTCGTCAGTGAAGAAGATTTAAAAACCCAAT belongs to Flavobacterium gilvum and includes:
- a CDS encoding rhomboid family intramembrane serine protease is translated as MNILDDLKMQYKLGGIGLKMIYWNIGCFLVSLVFFYQFKFGAFDFPNWIALSSEPSVFVLKPWTFLTYGFFHNDFWHLLFNMLVLNFSSYLFLTFFNSKQYLGLYILSVIFSGLIFALGFNLLHYSGTIVGASAAIMAILVAATTYSPLMGVRLFLFGNVKLWHLTAVILILDLMQFRLGNSGGHISHLAGAFFGFIYVKLLQNGTDLSKIVSVVLDFFLNAFKKPGTPFKKVHKNYKKPIEKTTSRIVVKDKKQQQIDEILDKISQSGYESLTQEEKEFLFQAGK
- a CDS encoding rhomboid family intramembrane serine protease — its product is MMSITPTVKQLLIINILFYIGSMFVGEPAYKVLSMYFFENPDFHFWQIFTHMFMHAPLPNIMHIAFNMFALYSFGSALEHFWGGRKFVFFYISCGIGAALLHSAVNYYFFQDGLNTLMNQGFSKAEIMAVLNEGKGNSQIVSILNSPDFMNFVSAYFGNVVGASGAIYGLLVAFAFMFPNAELALMFIPIPIKAKYFVPGLLLVDLYLGVSGGSIFGGSSGIAHFAHLGGALVGYLMMWYWKKNQFNNRRWN
- the mutL gene encoding DNA mismatch repair endonuclease MutL, yielding MSSIIQLLPDHVANQIAAGEVVQRPASVVKELLENAVDAKATDIKLIIKDAGKSLVQVIDNGSGMNVTDARMCFERHATSKIRQAEDLFSLHTKGFRGEALASIAAIAHMEMKTKMEQEELGTHIVIEGSKFISQDVAVLPKGTSFAVKNLFFNIPARRNFLKSDTVEFRHIVDEFQRVALAHPKIHFTFFHNGSEMYNLPSSNLRQRIVNFFGGKTNEKLVPVVEDTEMMTVQGFVSKPEFAKKNRGEQFFFVNDRFIKSPYLHHAVMAAYEGILKDGSQPSYYLYLEVPPNTIDINIHPTKTEIKFDNESAMYAILRASIKHSLGQFNVAPVLDFERDSNLDTPYHYKNMDAEVPTIQIDRSFNPFAEDKPTKSFSSSYKKQEVTAGWESLYTGIKHDTEVITEEGEFASVNNNYSFESKEFSFENEEVTSSLFNDEEVEQTVHKTYQIHKKYIVSPIKSGMVIVDQNRAHQRVLYEQFLVNMTVHHAASQQLLFPINLFYSATEMELIAELQQSLINTGFVFEESNTDHVVISGIPVNITESEVAAVLDQLLSDLQDGIPENSFSQNDTIAKSMAKSLAVKTGAYLTEKEQENLVNGLFACKDPNVSPFQKPTFITMRVEDLDKKFAL
- the ribH gene encoding 6,7-dimethyl-8-ribityllumazine synthase; amino-acid sequence: MATENKNLSDYDKNTIPNAKDFRFGIVVSEWNDTITEGLYNGALTALLDNEVAPHNIIRWNVPGSFELIYGSKKMLQTQNVDAVIAIGCVIQGQTKHFDFVCEGVTQGIKDLNVQTDIPVIFCVLTDNTMQQSIDRSGGIHGNKGTEAAIAAIKMAYIRQQASLTHRIDNQHLLSSGPLRIENQPLQIEE
- a CDS encoding tetratricopeptide repeat protein, which gives rise to MATYSKRGYKAPKEKEVKDDAVENVMIDEKDSATAEVFSKLDETASKTEDWVAKNQKIIIGVVGAITLVTVGYFAYQKFIANPKEEDAASEMFVAQSNFEKATNGVASDSLYKLALNGSEGKFGFVKIADEYSGTAAGNLANYYAGIAYLNTGKYDEAISYLGKFSSTDVMLSALAKGAIGDAYSQKKQPKEALENYIKASEASKNDFTTPRFLMKAGKVALALGNKADALKYFTDIKENYENSPEAATVDGLIGLAQ
- a CDS encoding N-acetylmuramoyl-L-alanine amidase family protein, which encodes MKIAFTFLTMLFMATVYGQSKNFTVTLDAGHGGKDEGAKYFGNKEKNLTLAVALKVGKILEKNSNINLVYTRKTDEFIELRKRAKIANHANSNLFISIHCNANKNLTGNGSETYVMGMSRANMNLEVSKTENSVIFLEDNYQKSYKGFDPNKPETLIGLQILQESNLTSSIDLAKKIQNNFSNSNAIKSRGIKQEPLWVLDATTMPGVLIEIGFISNKNDVSVLESEKGQNDIASAIAKAIISYKKENF
- the recF gene encoding DNA replication/repair protein RecF (All proteins in this family for which functions are known are DNA-binding proteins that assist the filamentation of RecA onto DNA for the initiation of recombination or recombinational repair.) yields the protein MHLKKISLFNYKNFSEANFEFDSKINCFVGKNGIGKTNVLDAIYHLSYGKSYFNPLAVQNIKHGEEFFVIDAEFEKNDRTEQIVCSLKKGQKKILKRNGKAYDKFSDHIGFIPLVIISPADTDLIVEGSETRRKFMDSVISQLDSQYLQQLIQYQKIMSQRNALLKYFALNHTYDNDTLSIYNEQLTEFGQYIFEKRKAFVAEFIPIFNFHHHNITGSQESVQLIYESHLFENELLTLLRESINKDRILQYTSMGIHKDDLSFEIDNYPIKKFGSQGQQKSFLIALKLAQFEFLKKQSGVKPILLFDDIFDKLDENRVSKIIEMVNNDTFGQLFISDTHPERTETIVKSTLQSYTIFNL
- a CDS encoding thioredoxin domain-containing protein, whose product is MKINYFYLLAICLIVFSGKGQTSPPLYCDVKASQTVKTIDVASYSEKIKATPNAQILDVRTPEEYASGHIENSDNVNFLSDSFVLRTDKYDKTKPVFVYCKSGGRSAKAADKLAELGFTTIYNLDGGMLKWEAAGLAKPDTKIIGICSQEYSELLNTDKEVLISFYAPWCAPCKKMEPYILKMQKEMNNKVVIIRLNADENKTIMQELKISELPTLVLYKNKAITWQKSGFVSEEDLKTQLQ